One Pectinophora gossypiella chromosome 9, ilPecGoss1.1, whole genome shotgun sequence genomic region harbors:
- the LOC126369607 gene encoding uncharacterized protein LOC126369607 isoform X2, translating into MADDERFHHLIAARGYVKGTLTRIFNFVASEQFNKATMDTLNIRKSRLETSFKEYEQFNVEIIQLSDDDKEDVESMEDKYYSALSSLSSQLSLLSGTAMRTEKPNTPSTSSATAAKINLPQIQIKPFTDTYTARAYQMERDLKADPSLKEFLEYLERRAMALETADQGMVRKKLAVNIATDSGASGCLKCDTAIHGARAPLIAE; encoded by the exons ATGGCAGACGACGAGCGTTTTCATCATTTAATTGCAGCAAGAGGATACGTAAAGGGCACGTTGACAcggatttttaattttgtggCTAGTGAACAATTCAACAAGGCGACTATGGACACCTTAAACATTCGCAAGTCGCGGCTCGAGACTTCGTTCAAGGAGTACGAGCAGTTTAATGTGGAAATAATACAACTTAGTGATGACGACAAGGAGGATGTGGAGTCCATGGAGGACAAGTATTATTCGGCCCTTAGTTCCCTGAGCAGCCAACTGTCTTTGCTCTCTGGTACGGCTATGCGTACCGAGAAGCCTAACACGCCGTCAACGTCGTCTGCCACGGCTGCCAAGATCAATCtgcctcaaattcaaattaaacctTTCACTG ATACCTACACGGCACGAGCATATCAGATGGAACGAGACCTGAAGGCTGACCCGTCCCTCAAGGAGTTCCTTGAGTACCTAGAACGACGAGCCATGGCTCTGGAAACTGCAGACCAGGGTATGGTAAGGAAGAAACTGGCTGTCAACATCGCAACCGACTCAGGAGCCTCCGGATGTCTGAAAT GTGATACTGCCATCCACGGAGCCAGAGCGCCTCTCATCGCAGAATGA
- the LOC126369607 gene encoding uncharacterized protein LOC126369607 isoform X1, whose translation MADDERFHHLIAARGYVKGTLTRIFNFVASEQFNKATMDTLNIRKSRLETSFKEYEQFNVEIIQLSDDDKEDVESMEDKYYSALSSLSSQLSLLSGTAMRTEKPNTPSTSSATAAKINLPQIQIKPFTDTYTARAYQMERDLKADPSLKEFLEYLERRAMALETADQGMVRKKLAVNIATDSGASGCLKCKSTTHKLFNCPHFKCMAVADRIKFVRANKLCEICLNSHTKKCRYHFRCATCRQAHNTLLHAEEVVNKIQSCNFSCDNAHVILPTCRVKVVAKDGTEHTIKALLDSGSQASFVTSKLVNMLGMTPKRNAADIVGISNAKTKISYSLPLHVYSLKSDYSTTVNCHVIDTITCKLPQNKIDLSRMFIPPALPLADDNFNVPGEINMLMGADIFFQVILPSTEPERLSSQNELPTPRFINTKFGYVVGGSVADQHASDKVVSLYCQSCDNGLNNAVSSFWEAESVPHVYNEKSTEHRLCESVFLNSVKLQDNHNLEKRLHKDERSFSEYQSFNTIGSPADLISRGTLSDPSDLPHSKVRWHGPDFQRNSEYLVNEHIDLPVNLPELKSATPGSPVNLPEAPTTSAVISLVAQSQSEVFDYIYNYSSIQKMTRVLAYVLRFCRNIKSKNDKNKNNYLSSAELNNALRLILKHDQSLHFKGEFHSIGNGTCLKGSLKPLHPFVDEEGLLRVGGRLDHANLTYVRKHPLILAKNSHVTQLIILNEHYRLLHAGPKLLLSSLNERYWIINGIREIKKVTHKCIMCFRLKAAAAKQLMGSLPADRVTPSRPFEKVGIDFAGPVNVKLSRIRKSVVGKGYICVFVCFSTKAIHLELASDLTTDTFLACFKRLISRRGLPTDVYCDNAATFKGADNQLADLHKLLASRDHQTQVQDYSATRGVRFNFIPCYSPVFGGLWEAAVKSTKYHLKRIVHNTLLTYEQLQTVLCEIEAVLNSRPLVPMSTSDIDDFSYLTPGHFLIGVAPTSYPEQNVSDVPNNRLRFWDHCIKLKQMFWKVWYKHYLTVLQTRPKWRDDVPNIDVGSLVILREQDTPPLSWPMARVTKVFPGADQKVRALEVKTPNGKTHIRSVTKVSVLPIDK comes from the exons ATGGCAGACGACGAGCGTTTTCATCATTTAATTGCAGCAAGAGGATACGTAAAGGGCACGTTGACAcggatttttaattttgtggCTAGTGAACAATTCAACAAGGCGACTATGGACACCTTAAACATTCGCAAGTCGCGGCTCGAGACTTCGTTCAAGGAGTACGAGCAGTTTAATGTGGAAATAATACAACTTAGTGATGACGACAAGGAGGATGTGGAGTCCATGGAGGACAAGTATTATTCGGCCCTTAGTTCCCTGAGCAGCCAACTGTCTTTGCTCTCTGGTACGGCTATGCGTACCGAGAAGCCTAACACGCCGTCAACGTCGTCTGCCACGGCTGCCAAGATCAATCtgcctcaaattcaaattaaacctTTCACTG ATACCTACACGGCACGAGCATATCAGATGGAACGAGACCTGAAGGCTGACCCGTCCCTCAAGGAGTTCCTTGAGTACCTAGAACGACGAGCCATGGCTCTGGAAACTGCAGACCAGGGTATGGTAAGGAAGAAACTGGCTGTCAACATCGCAACCGACTCAGGAGCCTCCGGATGTCTGAAATGTAAGTCCACAACCCACAAATTATTTAACTGCCCGCATTTTAAATGTATGGCTGTCGCTGACAGAATAAAGTTTGTTAGGGCTAACAAGTTGTGTGAGATATGCTTAAATTCACACACTAAAAAATGCAGATACCATTTCCGATGCGCTACATGCAGGCAAGCGCATAATACATTACTGCACGCTGAGGAAGTGGTCAATAAAATACAGTCATGCAATTTTTCTTGTGACAATGCACATGTGATCCTTCCCACTTGCCGTGTCAAGGTTGTTGCTAAGGATGGCACGGAGCACACCATAAAGGCCTTATTAGACAGTGGCTCACAGGCTTCGTTTGTTACCAGCAAGCTTGTCAATATGCTAGGCATGACTCCTAAGCGGAATGCGGCTGATATAGTTGGTATTTCCAATGCAAAGACCAAAATATCCTATTCCCTTCCGTTGCATGTCTATTCATTGAAGTCTGACTATTCAACTACGGTCAACTGCCATGTCATTGACACAATCACATGCAAACTCCCACAAAACAAGATTGACTTGTCGCGTATGTTCATCCCACCTGCCTTACCACTTGCAGATGATAACTTTAATGTGCCTGGGGAAATTAATATGCTTATGGGTGCGGACATATTTTTTCAGGTGATACTGCCATCCACGGAGCCAGAGCGCCTCTCATCGCAGAATGAGCTGCCCACACCGCGCTTCATAAACACCAAGTTCGGCTATGTAGTGGGAGGTAGTGTTGCAGACCAGCATGCGTCTGATAAGGTTGTATCTTTGTATTGTCAAAGCTGTGATAACGGTCTTAATAATGCTGTAAGTTCATTTTGGGAAGCTGAAAGTGTACCACATGTATACAATGAAAAATCTACAGAGCACAGGCTCTGCGAAAGTGTATTCCTAAACTCTGTGAAGTTGCAGGACAATCATAATTTAGAAAAACGATTGCATAAAGATGAGAGGTCTTTCTCTGAATATCAGAGCTTTAATACTATTGGTAGCCCTGCCGATTTAATAAGCAGAGGCACCCTAAGTGACCCCAGTGATCTTCCACACTCCAAGGTACGGTGGCACGGCCCAGACTTTCAACGAAACAGTGAGTACTTAGTCAATGAACATATAGACTTACCTGTCAATTTACCTGAGCTGAAGTCTGCTACACCCGGGTCACCTGTAAACCTACCTGAGGCCCCGACCACCAGCGCCGTGATCTCCCTGGTCGCGCAATCGCAGTCGGAGGTATTTGATTATATTTACAACTATTCATCTATACAAAAAATGACACGAGTTTTAGCTTATGTACTGAGATTCTGTCGCAACATTAAATCTAAAAacgataagaataaaaataattatttgtctagTGCCGAGTTAAATAATGCATTGAGACTGATTTTGAAACATGATCAATCCCTTCACTTCAAAGGGGAATTTCACTCTATAGGAAATGGTACTTGTTTAAAAGGTAGTTTAAAGCCATTGCATCCGTTTGTAGATGAAGAGGGTTTATTAAGAGTAGGGGGCAGGCTTGACCATGCTAATCTTACCTATGTTAGGAAACACCCTTTGATATTAGCTAAAAATTCTCATGTTACACAACTTATTATTCTGAATGAGCATTATAGGCTGCTTCATGCAGGACCTAAGCTTTTGTTATCTAGCTTAAACGAAAGATACTGGATAATTAATGGTATACGAGAGATTAAAAAAGTCACTCACAAATGTATTATGTGTTTCAGACTGAAAGCGGCGGCTGCAAAACAGTTAATGGGTTCATTACCTGCGGACCGTGTCACCCCTTCGCGTCCCTTCGAGAAGGTTGGAATAGACTTCGCTGGGCCCGTCAATGTTAAGCTTTCGCGTATACGAAAGTCAGTAGTAGGTAAAGGCTATATTTGTGTTTTCGTCTGCTTTTCAACAAAGGCAATTCATCTTGAGTTGGCCTCAGACTTGACCACCGATACCTTTCTCGCTTGTTTCAAACGACTAATATCGCGACGCGGTTTGCCCACCGATGTTTATTGTGACAACGCAGCGACGTTTAAGGGCGCAGACAACCAATTAGCTGATTTGCACAAGCTGCTCGCGTCTCGAGACCATCAAACACAGGTGCAAGATTATTCAGCTACTAGAGGAGTGCGATTTAACTTCATTCCATGCTACTCACCGGTGTTTGGTGGCCTCTGGGAGGCCGCAGTCAAAAGTACAAAGTACCATTTAAAACGTATTGTACACAACACTCTGCTAACTTATGAGCAGCTTCAAACTGTTTTGTGTGAGATCGAAGCCGTACTAAATTCGAGGCCTTTAGTTCCCATGTCAACTTCAGACATCGATGACTTTTCATACCTCACGCCGGGACATTTTCTCATTGGGGTGGCTCCGACCTCATATCCAGAACAAAATGTGTCAGATGTACCTAACAATAGGTTAAGGTTTTGGGACCATTGTATAAAGCTAAAACAAATGTTTTGGAAAGTATGGTACAAACATTATCTTACCGTGTTACAAACTCGTCCTAAATGGCGAGATGATGTACCAAATATTGATGTAGGTTCTCTAGTGATACTTAGGGAACAAGACACCCCACCATTGTCATGGCCCATGGCCCGGGTAACCAAAGTTTTCCCTGGAGCTGACCAGAAAGTTAGGGCTTTAGAAGTAAAGACGCCTAATGGCAAAACTCACATTAGGTCTGTGACGAAGGTGAGCGTCTTGCCTAtagataagtaa